DNA sequence from the Staphylococcus epidermidis genome:
GATGAATGGCATTATGAATGAATATGATGTTTATCAAAGCAAAGTGATTATAGCAGAAAGCTATCTTGTGGATCGCAATAAAATTGAACCTGGAAAAATCTATAAACTCAATGATGGTAGTAAACAGTACTTTAAAGTAGAACGACTCAAGGGTGTATTTGCATGGGGATTTAGAATAAACAGTAGTGAACCTGAGGAAGGTCTACCATTAGCATTATTAAAATTTTAGAAGGATGTATAATTGATGGGAAGCTCAATAGTTTTAAAATTACTCAAGGTAACACATTACTATAGAAATCATAATTCAAAAAAATGGTATCGACCATTAGGTTATGATGCTGAGGACATCAACCTAAATAATATTTCTTTGCATATATATCAAGGTGAAGCATTAGGTATAATCGGAGAACCTGGATCTTCTAAAACTTTGATTGGTAGAATTTTAAGTGGTTCAGTGAAACCTGATAAAGGTAAGGTCGTCCGAACTAAAAACTTGTATTTCGGTGATATTGATGATCGAAAGATTAATAATTTAACTGTGAGCCAATATGTGAGCGAACTCGTACAACTTTTTCCTTATGAAGTAACTGAGCATAAAGTTGAACAAATTATTCAATGGGCACATTTAGGTGATTACATAGAAGAAAAGGTTTCTAATTTAAGCGAAAAATCATACGCACAACTTTTACTTAGTATTGCACGTTCTTCAAAAAACGATATTATCATTTTAAATCATGTTTTATCACATTTAGATGAAACATTTATAGAAAGAGCTACAGTTTTATCAAAAGATTATATTGAAGCTAATAAAACACTAGTCTTAATTGATAATGATGTAGAAAAGATAAGTAAAACAAGTAACTACATAACATGGGTATCACACGGCCAGATACGCAAGGAAGGTTCTCTAAATCAGGTATTACCAACTTTTAGAGAACATGAAAAAGATCGTACTAGTTTAAAATCAGAAATGGAAATTGAGAACTTTGATTATGATTGGAAGCAGAATCGCTCTCGTATTCCTGAAATGACTTATAATTTTAAAAGAATAGAACGTTATAATCATGCTAAGCCACCAAGATTTCTAGTGAGATTTTGGACCTTATTTGTCAGCTTTTTGATTGGGCTTGTTTTAATGAGCGTACTTTTCTTTAACAACTTAGGTATGGTCAAACTAGGGAACATTAATACCCAAGCATCCATACAGAATCAGAATAAAGATACTTACGAAGAAAAACTTGCATATGGATTAGCATTAGATGGATCAGTTACTTTAAACGGGTCTAAAGATTTAAAAGTACCTAAGTATAGTTTAA
Encoded proteins:
- a CDS encoding YfhH family protein, translated to MNKKKMSEMSEQELRHEIQLFKEKMRKAEMNGIMNEYDVYQSKVIIAESYLVDRNKIEPGKIYKLNDGSKQYFKVERLKGVFAWGFRINSSEPEEGLPLALLKF
- a CDS encoding ATP-binding cassette domain-containing protein; amino-acid sequence: MGSSIVLKLLKVTHYYRNHNSKKWYRPLGYDAEDINLNNISLHIYQGEALGIIGEPGSSKTLIGRILSGSVKPDKGKVVRTKNLYFGDIDDRKINNLTVSQYVSELVQLFPYEVTEHKVEQIIQWAHLGDYIEEKVSNLSEKSYAQLLLSIARSSKNDIIILNHVLSHLDETFIERATVLSKDYIEANKTLVLIDNDVEKISKTSNYITWVSHGQIRKEGSLNQVLPTFREHEKDRTSLKSEMEIENFDYDWKQNRSRIPEMTYNFKRIERYNHAKPPRFLVRFWTLFVSFLIGLVLMSVLFFNNLGMVKLGNINTQASIQNQNKDTYEEKLAYGLALDGSVTLNGSKDLKVPKYSLITITGENNKRYRVEMNQRRYSVSKNQVFYFNPAGLYESHTFKKLSPYIKSNYSTYVEYFNSHLHQKHDKVTETLRPDKDKKYVVPITQQPIKMIFGDNDKLSGFVIPMTNKTELKKTFNITKDVWITKSGSGYFIADMKEEKWIYIEL